In the genome of Cryptomeria japonica chromosome 8, Sugi_1.0, whole genome shotgun sequence, one region contains:
- the LOC131061698 gene encoding uncharacterized protein LOC131061698 gives MALSLVGKFMGPRPNIDLVRDFAKKKWCLKGQIEITAMPKGFFSFAFSCEEDLYVVLCGGPWVIGKTSLALKCWFPNLDLNDGSFSSAPVWVRVPSFPLEFWHEDVFKGLASSFGELLSVDPMMAARKRMVYARIYICISQNIDLPSSVDIISKLGKWTQPVEFETISFVCFHCKKYRHWDKKCPLQTNTNVSPNNKNVSPKSDPR, from the coding sequence ATGGCTCTATCATTAGTTGGCAAGTTCATGGGCCCTAGGCCTAACATTGATTTGGTTAGAGATTTTGCCAAGAAGAAATGGTGCTTGAAAGGTCAGATCGAAATAACAGCTATGCCAAAAGGCTTTTTCTCCTTTGCCTTTTCTTGTGAAGAAGATTTGTATGTTGTTCTTTGTGGAGGCCCTTGGGTTATTGGGAAGACCTCTTTGGCTTTGAAGTGTTGGTTTCCCAATCTAGATTTGAATGATGGTAGTTTTTCTTCTGCCCCTGTTTGGGTTAGAGTGCCTAGCTTTCCCTTGGAATTTTGGCATGAGGATGTGTTTAAGGGTCTGGCCAgctcctttggagaactcttatcTGTTGACCCAATGATGGCAGCCAGGAAAAGAATGGTTTACGCTAGGATCTATATTTGTATTAGTCAGAATATTGATCTCCCATCCTCGGTGGATATCATTTCTAAGTTGGGAAAATGGACTCAGCCAGTGGAATTTGAGACTATATCATTTGTTTGCTTCCATTGTAAAAAGTATAGGCACTGGGATAAGAAATGTCCTCTACAAACCAACACGAATGTTTCCCCCAATAACAAGAATGTTTCCCCCAAGAGTGACCCTCGATAG